GATGTTAACACCACCATCTCTGACTCGGCAGTCCTCGAATGTAGCATACAGGATAGAGCTATCACGGACTGGAAGAGTCTCCGATTTTATTGGCAAGACGATAGAAATGTGGTTTTGTACTCCTATAATAACGGAAGAAAGGTGGCAGAGCATGTAAATGAGCTCTATCAACACAGAGTCACAGACTTCCCTCAGGACATAGTCAGAGGGAATATCACCATCGTACTCAACAACCTGACTCTTGATGATAATGGAAGAACGTACTCATCATTTGCAGCAGTGCTGGACGACAGCGGGACGAGGCGATACCACCTGGAACACACACAAATCTGTGAAATGACTTTACATGTAGCTGGTGAGAAAGGTTTCTGTTTTCTTCACAAAAATAGGAAAGGCAAGTTAGACCGGCACACACCGGGCTGGCTAGTAACACGTGACATCATCAGCACAGATTATATTTAATCATCCACAGTTTAGCTTTTCGACGCTGGCCATGTTGAGCTCATGCTGCAGCAAACACTGGGCTGCATGAACTGCAGACTCTGGCACGGTCAGACCTGAGCATGCTGAATAACTTTTAATTCACAGAGCTGCCTAGCAACAGATGACATCATCAGAGGTCAAACATAAGCAGCTACAGTCAGCACAGATTACATTTAGACAAAATCTGCAGTGATTGTGATTTATGTAGAATGTGGAGTTTCGTTTTTGAGGTTTTGCTGTCAGCGATTCAATTTAATTCTATTTAttcagcgccaaatcacaacaacaaggCTTTTATATCGTAAGGTAAAGACTCAACAATAGTACAGTAACAACACTAATAGTTTTATTTAATGTCTTTACCCTCTCAGCCATGAAAGGCTGATGAGGTGTTGAGAGTCCACATCATTGatattctggttttacacactGTCCTATTCTCAGAGGATCAAAAGTTGCTGACATATTTGCATTaaattttattataattattattttacctGATGCGACAAAAGCATTTCCCAATATGAGattaaaaaatgtcttaaaataggaaaaactctttttgtttgctttgtaaTCCAACATATTACAAACAAATTactgcaaaatacaaaaacaaacaaaaataacacaaattaGCTTAGCTCAGCTTAGCTAACATGCTGTCATGGCTAGCACGCTCATGTTGTTAGCAAACCCAGGACAGCTGTTTCCAGCATGTATGCTAACTGGATGTAGCTTCATATTTAGGTCACAGATACTGGAATGCTTTTCCTTTTCCCGTTTAACGCCCACTGCAAAATCAAAAAAGCGTTCTCTTCCAAAATGTCTGTTTCGTGATAAGTGGAGGTGACCTTTGTTCTCCTCTCCCCTCAGTGCCTTACCGGGAGCCCAGGCTGGATGTTAATACAGAGACTATGTCTGCAGTGTGCAGTCTGCAAGGAGGATTTCCTGCCCCTGACATACAGTGGGTCCTCCTCCTTAACAGCTCCCATCAGTCAGTAGAGTCCAGGAACGTCAACACTGAAACGAAGCAGAACGTCCACGATCACCTGTACAGCTCCCGCAGCACCCTGCGCATCCCTGCAGGTCGTCACGAGGCCGTGAGCTGTCTCAGCCACAACCCCACCCTGAACAGGACTGTGAAGGTCACCCACAACTTCAACACAGGTACGCTCCACATCGTCCAGTCAGCTGAGAGAAGGTAAACTACAACAGCGCAAAGGGGAGCGCTCAAATAATGATGAAAGTGACACCAACTAAAAGTCAAAGAGTCAGTTAGTGAATATACGTCACTTATaatgaagtgtttttaaaatatatgtgAGACACATTTTTAAGATGTGTTACTTTGACCTTAAAA
This is a stretch of genomic DNA from Pelmatolapia mariae isolate MD_Pm_ZW linkage group LG16_19, Pm_UMD_F_2, whole genome shotgun sequence. It encodes these proteins:
- the LOC134646263 gene encoding T-lymphocyte activation antigen CD80-like; translation: MLPKVISVFGLFSSLVVAGDATLVRDVNTTISDSAVLECSIQDRAITDWKSLRFYWQDDRNVVLYSYNNGRKVAEHVNELYQHRVTDFPQDIVRGNITIVLNNLTLDDNGRTYSSFAAVLDDSGTRRYHLEHTQICEMTLHVAVPYREPRLDVNTETMSAVCSLQGGFPAPDIQWVLLLNSSHQSVESRNVNTETKQNVHDHLYSSRSTLRIPAGRHEAVSCLSHNPTLNRTVKVTHNFNTAGAAARSSPAALTVYLIAAAVVLLTAVQ